AGTAGAGTTAGAAGCAACACTCACGCACAAATAACTAACATCACCCCACCAAAAGAGTATATAACGGCCACACCACTAACATCGCCACGCAACATAGAGAACTCCTTCAGCCCATCAACAACCACCCAAGAACCCTCATACCACCCACCTCAAAATAGCCCAGCCGCCAATACGACACCTAAAAGATAAACTAACACGTACCCAGCCACAGAACGACTTCCCCAAGCCTCTGGAAAAGGCTCGGCGGCCAAAGCCGCTGAATAAGCAAACACCACGAGCATCCCCCCTAAATAAATTAAAAATAGAACTAAAGACAAAAAAGAACCCCCATAACCGACTAAAATCCCGCACCCAACTCCCGCTGCTACTACCAAGCCTAAAGCAGCAAAATAAGGCGTAGGATTAGAAGCAACAGCAATCAAACCCACAACCAAAGCTACCAGTAATAAAAACATAAAATAAGTCATAATTCTTGCTCGGATTTTAACCGAGACCAGTGACTTGAAGAACCACCGTTGTAGTTCAACTACAAGAACAATAATGGCAAGCCTACGAAAAACCCACCCACTAATAAAAATCGCCAACGACGCACTAGTTGACCTCCCCACACCATCTAACATTTCCGTGTGATGAAATTTCGGGTCTCTCCTGGGATTGTGTTTAATTACTCAAATCCTAACCGGATTGTTCCTAGCCATACACTATACCTCTGACATCT
The genomic region above belongs to Culter erythropterus mitochondrion, complete genome and contains:
- the ND6 gene encoding NADH dehydrogenase subunit 6 — its product is MTYFMFLLLVALVVGLIAVASNPTPYFAALGLVVAAGVGCGILVGYGGSFLSLVLFLIYLGGMLVVFAYSAALAAEPFPEAWGSRSVAGYVLVYLLGVVLAAGLFWGGWYEGSWVVVDGLKEFSMLRGDVSGVAVMYSFGGVMLVICAWVLLLTLLVVLELTRGLSRGTLRAV